One window of the Haloarcula halobia genome contains the following:
- a CDS encoding polymer-forming cytoskeletal protein gives MQLGSDPLSELAIPDGTTVEEHDLVTEGDVLIGGQSTVEFGVRGRSVVADERVRFGGHIEAEGDCRLDMWCDVADNVLVGEDAYIGERVHIGGELRVAGDLDIGDEVDIEEGFEANGWIVIRNPMPTIVFLFVYLSHLLRIGEEAAAKDVLDEMLGDESEHDPIRIPRGATVSDDAWRVSTPATVGDDCRLHGNIRAKSLEVGRDNVVFGSLRTRQDIVVGRGTEIKGDVTTRNGDVRIGPGAKIWGDISARTVHLHENATVDGTIRAREEMRMHTDEVLDRPDESAAAMAEMAEELEAGDDDGDDASEPEAPDGDEDAEDSAAEATTDDGNESAEASN, from the coding sequence GTGCAACTCGGTTCTGACCCGCTCTCGGAACTCGCGATTCCCGACGGCACCACCGTCGAGGAACACGACCTGGTGACCGAGGGTGACGTCCTGATCGGCGGGCAGAGCACGGTCGAGTTCGGCGTCCGCGGGCGGTCGGTCGTCGCCGACGAACGTGTCCGCTTTGGCGGCCACATCGAGGCCGAGGGCGACTGCCGCCTCGACATGTGGTGTGACGTCGCGGACAACGTCCTCGTCGGCGAGGACGCCTACATCGGCGAGCGCGTCCACATCGGCGGCGAACTCCGTGTCGCTGGCGACCTCGACATCGGTGACGAGGTCGACATCGAGGAGGGGTTCGAGGCCAACGGCTGGATCGTCATCCGGAACCCGATGCCGACCATCGTCTTCCTGTTCGTCTACCTCTCGCACCTGCTGCGCATCGGCGAGGAGGCGGCCGCGAAAGACGTCTTAGACGAGATGCTGGGCGACGAGAGCGAGCACGACCCGATCCGTATCCCGCGGGGCGCGACCGTCTCCGACGACGCCTGGCGCGTCTCGACCCCGGCGACGGTCGGCGACGACTGCCGTCTCCACGGCAACATCCGGGCGAAGTCCCTGGAGGTCGGTCGCGACAACGTCGTCTTCGGCAGTCTGCGTACGCGCCAGGACATCGTCGTCGGGCGAGGCACCGAGATCAAAGGCGACGTGACCACGCGGAACGGCGACGTCCGCATCGGCCCGGGCGCGAAGATCTGGGGCGACATCTCGGCCAGAACCGTCCACCTCCACGAGAACGCCACCGTCGACGGGACCATCCGCGCCCGCGAGGAGATGCGGATGCACACCGACGAGGTGCTGGACCGGCCCGACGAGTCGGCCGCGGCGATGGCCGAGATGGCGGAGGAACTCGAGGCAGGGGACGACGATGGCGACGACGCGAGCGAGCCTGAGGCTCCCGACGGCGACGAAGACGCCGAGGATAGCGCAGCCGAGGCGACCACCGACGACGGGAACGAATCGGCCGAAGCCTCGAACTGA
- a CDS encoding DUF5800 family protein — protein MTVLSFDEQGVDVVYEGTEFRLEKALIEDAVQKSYPDVTDHEVLQIVEPEPSLSGEPRRIAEIVR, from the coding sequence ATGACCGTCCTTTCGTTCGACGAGCAGGGGGTCGACGTGGTCTACGAGGGAACCGAGTTCCGCCTCGAGAAGGCCCTCATCGAGGACGCCGTCCAGAAGTCCTACCCGGACGTCACCGACCACGAGGTGTTACAGATCGTGGAACCCGAGCCGTCACTGTCGGGCGAACCCCGCCGAATCGCAGAAATCGTCCGGTGA
- a CDS encoding thiolase C-terminal domain-containing protein: MSNPRVAGAGVTKFGKHPERTGRDLFAQAGLEALDQSGVDSDDVDALFYGNFMGELAEHQGHQGPLMAEAIGLDVPATRFEAACASAGAAIRAAVKDIRNGEADVIVVGGAERMTNIGTAAATDALAIAADDLYEVRAGMTFPGAYALMARSYFEAYGGSREDLAHIAVKNHEHALVNEHAQIQKEISVQDALEAPTIASPLGLYDSCPITDGAAAAVLTSEAYAEEHGLEAPVAVTGTGQGGDNLALQDRAHFAQTPAADAAAEEAYADAGIGPADVDVAEVHDCFTIAEVLAIESLGFYERGEGISAATDGETTRHGVMPVNLSGGLKAKGHPVGATGVAQLATIAWVLDGSHPRADAVEDGRIGVCHNAGGTVASTTVHVLEVAE; encoded by the coding sequence ATGTCAAACCCACGTGTCGCGGGGGCCGGTGTCACGAAGTTCGGGAAACACCCCGAACGCACCGGCCGTGACCTGTTTGCACAAGCGGGGCTCGAAGCACTCGACCAGTCCGGCGTCGACTCGGACGACGTCGACGCCCTGTTCTACGGCAACTTCATGGGCGAACTCGCGGAACACCAGGGGCACCAGGGCCCGCTGATGGCCGAGGCCATCGGTCTGGACGTACCGGCGACCCGTTTCGAGGCCGCCTGTGCGTCCGCGGGCGCGGCCATCCGGGCGGCGGTCAAGGACATCCGCAACGGCGAGGCGGACGTCATCGTCGTCGGTGGGGCCGAGCGGATGACGAACATCGGAACGGCCGCCGCGACGGACGCGCTTGCGATCGCCGCCGACGACCTCTACGAGGTCCGTGCGGGGATGACCTTCCCCGGTGCCTACGCGCTGATGGCCCGCTCGTACTTCGAGGCCTACGGCGGTTCCCGCGAGGACCTGGCCCACATTGCAGTCAAGAACCACGAGCACGCGCTCGTCAACGAGCACGCCCAGATACAGAAGGAGATCTCCGTCCAGGACGCCCTCGAGGCCCCGACCATCGCCAGCCCCCTCGGCCTGTACGACTCGTGTCCTATCACCGACGGCGCCGCGGCGGCCGTCCTCACCAGCGAGGCCTACGCCGAGGAGCACGGACTCGAGGCCCCGGTGGCGGTCACCGGGACCGGCCAGGGCGGGGACAACCTCGCCCTGCAGGACCGCGCCCACTTCGCCCAGACGCCCGCGGCCGACGCGGCGGCCGAGGAGGCCTACGCGGACGCTGGCATCGGCCCGGCCGACGTCGACGTCGCCGAGGTCCACGACTGTTTCACCATCGCCGAGGTGCTGGCCATCGAGTCGCTCGGGTTCTACGAGCGCGGCGAGGGCATCAGTGCGGCCACCGACGGGGAGACGACGCGTCACGGTGTCATGCCGGTCAATCTCTCCGGGGGCCTCAAGGCGAAGGGGCACCCGGTCGGTGCGACGGGCGTCGCCCAGCTCGCGACTATCGCGTGGGTGCTCGACGGGTCGCATCCGCGGGCCGACGCCGTCGAGGACGGCCGGATCGGCGTCTGTCACAACGCCGGTGGGACCGTCGCCTCTACGACGGTCCACGTCCTGGAGGTGGCAGAATGA
- a CDS encoding Zn-ribbon domain-containing OB-fold protein, translating into MTEAAPDGQYDAWLDAIEAGEGYYLECANGHGWLPPRRICPECRSRDLGEERLPDSGKVTTHTTITVPTPQFEDDAPYVTAVADFGSVSITGMVRGIDPEDVEIGTVVGVEVGERVTTGDRAVVFRPR; encoded by the coding sequence ATGACCGAGGCGGCCCCCGACGGGCAGTACGACGCCTGGCTGGACGCTATCGAGGCCGGCGAGGGCTACTACCTGGAGTGTGCGAACGGGCACGGCTGGCTCCCGCCCCGGCGCATCTGTCCCGAGTGTCGGTCCCGCGACCTCGGGGAGGAGCGGCTACCCGATTCCGGCAAGGTGACCACGCACACGACCATCACGGTCCCGACGCCGCAGTTCGAGGACGACGCCCCGTACGTGACCGCCGTGGCGGACTTCGGATCCGTCTCTATCACCGGGATGGTCCGTGGCATCGATCCGGAAGACGTCGAGATCGGCACGGTCGTCGGCGTCGAGGTCGGCGAGCGGGTGACGACGGGCGACCGGGCCGTCGTCTTCCGGCCGCGCTGA
- a CDS encoding alpha/beta fold hydrolase has translation MKLRNVLGLAAGTVGATALANRLLRASPDEFDPFLPGTQRTYRWRGFDVAYTEAGDPGAPDLVLLHGINAAGSSHEFHTVVDELAADYHVLAPDLPGFGHSDRPPLLYSASLLTTFVRDFLADEATDPTVVASSLTGAYAASAARDVDVAELILVCPTDSSMGGGNVWLRSLLRAPVVGQAIYNLIVSKPSIRHFHADHGYYDMDNLTDEVVDYEWQSGHQPGARFAPASFVSGFLDPQADLGDVLESVDVPTTLVWGEDADITPLSDGRGLAEQADVRLVVFGDSLLLPHVEHPAQFVAVVRGETASITVE, from the coding sequence ATGAAACTCCGCAACGTGCTCGGACTCGCGGCGGGAACCGTCGGCGCGACGGCGCTGGCCAACCGACTCCTCCGGGCCTCGCCCGACGAGTTCGACCCATTCCTGCCGGGAACCCAGCGGACGTACCGCTGGCGGGGGTTCGACGTCGCCTACACCGAGGCCGGCGACCCCGGGGCCCCGGACCTGGTGCTGTTGCACGGCATCAACGCCGCTGGGTCCAGTCACGAGTTCCACACCGTCGTCGACGAGCTGGCAGCGGACTACCACGTCCTCGCCCCCGACCTCCCGGGGTTCGGTCACTCCGACCGACCGCCGCTGCTGTACTCGGCGTCGCTGCTGACGACGTTCGTCCGTGACTTCCTCGCCGACGAGGCCACGGACCCGACGGTCGTCGCCTCGTCGCTGACCGGGGCCTACGCCGCGTCGGCCGCCCGGGACGTCGACGTCGCGGAGCTGATCTTGGTCTGTCCGACGGACTCGTCGATGGGGGGCGGGAACGTCTGGCTCCGGTCGCTGCTTCGCGCGCCCGTGGTCGGCCAGGCCATCTACAACCTCATCGTCTCGAAGCCCTCCATCCGGCACTTCCACGCCGACCACGGCTACTACGACATGGACAACCTCACCGACGAGGTGGTCGACTACGAGTGGCAGTCCGGCCACCAGCCGGGCGCCAGGTTCGCGCCGGCGTCGTTCGTCTCGGGGTTCCTCGACCCACAGGCGGACCTCGGGGACGTGCTCGAATCGGTCGACGTCCCGACGACGCTCGTCTGGGGCGAGGACGCCGACATCACGCCACTCTCGGACGGGCGCGGACTGGCCGAGCAGGCCGACGTGCGACTCGTCGTCTTCGGCGACTCGCTCCTGTTGCCACACGTCGAGCACCCCGCCCAGTTCGTCGCCGTCGTCCGCGGCGAGACGGCCTCTATCACCGTCGAGTGA
- the meaB gene encoding methylmalonyl Co-A mutase-associated GTPase MeaB, with amino-acid sequence MNDLVADLLAGKHSALARVITKIENRAPGYRDVVSTLHQHTGHADVVGVTGSPGAGKSTLVDKVAAAYRERGLTVGVIAIDPSSPYSGGAVLGDRIRMASNAGDMDVFFRSMSARGSLGGLSTATTDAVTALDAFGKDKIIVETVGAGQNEVDIVRTADTVAVLVPPGSGDDVQMLKAGILEIGDVFVVNKADLDGADRTVQQLREMLQHRGQGERDGRAGSGHHGPDQTAGGTTEDGPATNGERAPGTWAPPIVETVANRGEGVETFLDALADHGDFLDRTGRRDEQERARFAAEIRTLLREDANGLVTRELDRQGGLDRLVDDVVARETDPYTVVDEVLAPLRECLDREA; translated from the coding sequence ATGAACGACCTCGTCGCGGACCTGCTCGCGGGCAAGCACAGCGCGCTGGCCCGGGTCATCACGAAGATAGAGAACCGGGCGCCCGGCTATCGCGACGTCGTCTCGACGCTCCACCAGCACACCGGGCACGCGGACGTCGTCGGCGTCACCGGCAGCCCCGGGGCCGGCAAGTCGACGCTCGTCGACAAGGTGGCCGCGGCCTACCGCGAGCGCGGGTTGACCGTGGGCGTCATCGCCATCGACCCCTCCTCGCCGTACTCCGGGGGCGCGGTGCTCGGCGACCGCATCCGCATGGCCTCGAACGCCGGCGACATGGACGTCTTCTTCCGGTCGATGTCCGCCCGCGGGTCGCTGGGCGGCCTCTCGACGGCGACCACCGACGCGGTCACCGCGCTCGACGCCTTCGGCAAGGACAAGATCATCGTCGAGACGGTCGGCGCCGGCCAGAACGAGGTCGACATCGTCCGGACGGCCGACACCGTCGCGGTGCTGGTCCCGCCCGGCAGCGGCGACGACGTCCAGATGCTCAAGGCCGGTATCCTCGAGATCGGGGACGTCTTCGTCGTCAACAAGGCCGACCTGGACGGCGCCGACCGGACGGTCCAGCAGCTGCGCGAGATGTTGCAACACCGGGGCCAGGGGGAGCGAGACGGAAGAGCAGGCAGCGGCCACCACGGCCCCGACCAGACCGCCGGGGGGACGACTGAGGATGGACCGGCGACGAACGGGGAGCGAGCTCCGGGGACGTGGGCCCCGCCTATCGTAGAGACGGTCGCCAACCGCGGCGAGGGGGTCGAGACGTTCCTCGACGCGCTGGCCGACCACGGCGACTTCCTCGACCGGACCGGCCGGCGCGACGAACAGGAACGGGCGCGCTTCGCCGCCGAGATACGGACGCTCCTCCGCGAGGACGCCAACGGCCTGGTCACCCGCGAGCTCGACCGCCAGGGCGGTCTCGACCGACTGGTCGACGACGTGGTCGCCCGCGAGACCGACCCGTATACCGTGGTCGACGAGGTACTGGCGCCGCTCCGGGAGTGTCTGGACCGCGAGGCATAG
- a CDS encoding cobalamin B12-binding domain-containing protein, giving the protein MSVEHEQSERTIRCLVAKVGLDGHDRGAHVIARALRDAGFEVIYSGLHRSPEEVVQAAVQEDVDVVGISILSGAHNTLVPKILDGLKQYDAFDDRLVLVGGIVPDDDKAELRAQGVDEIFGPGASMDEMIAYIREHAPER; this is encoded by the coding sequence ATGAGCGTCGAGCACGAACAGAGCGAGCGGACCATTCGCTGCCTGGTCGCGAAGGTGGGCCTCGACGGCCACGACCGGGGCGCACACGTCATCGCCCGTGCCCTGCGTGACGCCGGGTTCGAGGTCATCTACTCCGGCCTGCACCGCTCGCCCGAGGAAGTGGTCCAGGCCGCCGTCCAGGAGGACGTCGACGTCGTCGGCATCTCGATTCTCTCGGGCGCGCACAACACCCTGGTCCCGAAGATCCTCGACGGCCTCAAGCAGTACGACGCCTTCGACGACCGCCTCGTGCTCGTCGGGGGCATCGTGCCGGACGACGACAAGGCGGAGCTGCGCGCCCAGGGCGTCGACGAGATATTCGGGCCCGGCGCGTCGATGGACGAGATGATAGCCTACATCCGCGAGCACGCGCCCGAGCGATGA